CTTACTTGGCGAACTTTTGAAAGCTGGAAGAACAACGAAATTGTCATGAAATTTTCTGCTGTTTTGAAGGGCTCTCCATTCCAGAATTTTTTGCTCAAAGCGTTAATCGAACTGAGAAAAACCCCTGTGTTGAGGCTTATGCTGATCCCCAAGAACGAAGTTCACTGCTTTGATCAATGTGTTTCGGAAATTCGTTCTCAACAGAGGCCCTGGTTGAAGATACCTAATGCTCACGTTATCGAAAACTTCGAAATGGATGTACAAAAGACTTCGGATGGATCCGTCAGCAAAACTGTTGTGTCATTTCTAATGGTGTCGAATCATGGCATTGAAAATACGCATTGTGCCGTCCTTTTTGAACTGATGACTGGAGTGCCAATAGTGAACTCTGGATTGGTGTCAGCTATGCGAGTGACAAAATATGATCATTCATTCCCATGGAATTCTAGAGTACCAACAGTACTTCCACATCTGTCTGCAGTGCGAATGGGCGTCATCAGTTGCAACGAGGATCCGTACCAATACGCCGTGGAAATAATGATTGAATGTGTCGGAAATATCTCGGGTAAAATCACATACATTATTCTTCATcgtctttttattgaaaatcgCTAATgatcttttctatttttttaggTTTAAAAGTCTCCACAAACCAATGTCTACCCTGTGAGTCTATCCACGATGTGACGCTATCGTTGAGTCAGCCAAAAAACATGGAACCGTTGGTTTTGTCCTTTCCTCATCCCATCCTTGTCGACGGAATCAATGCTACACTTCACCGCACAACCCGTTCGATCAAATTAGTCTTGAAGAAGGCTCTTTCGGAGCCCTGGCCTTGTGAATTTGAAGTGGATCATTGCAAATTGAATGCGGATTGCTTAAAACCATGGGTAAAAGACAAATGTTTACTTTTAACTCATCTCCTTGGCAGCGTGGCCCGGGTCTACGAAAACTCGAATCCGCAAATTTTGGCTCTGAAAAAAGTCCGGGAAATTGTAGCAAAACTGTTTGTGGAGTCAACAATCAACGGCCATGAATATGTTCGCATCCAGAAAGAAGGTTCGACGGGAAGTCCCGATTGGTATATTCGAATTCACTCCCCACATCGCGTTACTCCGCTGAGCGCTCCTTTGTTAATCATATCAGCTGTTGACAAACGTTTGACGGAAAAACTTGTGCAGCAAGGAAAGTTGGATAAGTCTCGTGCTGATAAAGATTTATTGCGGATTTGGGAATCTCCAAGATGTAAAAAAAGCGCGAAGGGCAAAGATAACCCACTGACGATCCTGATTGGCAATGCAGAAGAAGCTCAGTTACTCCGCTTCGTTTTACGGCTGAATTCCACTAAGATCACACCGAGTGCCTGGCAACGCAAAAATCTTCCTCTTGGAGAGAACAGTCCATGGTTGGCAACGTTCATTACACCGCTCTACCAAGACAGTCCGCTTGACACCGAGTATGTGGAGAGTAAAATCTCACCTGCAGTTCTGCGTTATTATGAAGGAAAACAAGTGAATGACAGATATCGCTGTGCCGCATGTGACGCCATTTCCCCACACCTTAAGCAGTGTGGCCGCTGTCGCAATATTTTTTACTGTGATGTTCAATGTCAACGAGGGGATTGGGTTAATCACAAAAGCACTTGTTCAAAGCAGTGAATGAACACCTATGTATTGTTGATCCCTACCCCCCAAAACACTTAAAGTTCCCTTTAAAGTTCTTAACTTTCTGAGCTTTCAAccgtttcaaattcaattgtttgtttttgcgtTCTTAGCTGTTTGTTCGCTTAAGCAATGTGTCCTTTTTATGTAACTGCTAAAAATTGCTCAACTACCAGACTTCAAGTACGATATGCGTAGTTCAAAGTTATCCTGAATTGGATATTGTATTTCAAGGTTATCAAAAAATTTCGAGTTTAATGGTCAAATAGACATTGTCCTTTTCTACTTACTTGAAATTTCAGCCCTGTAAACTTTCTTTAATCGTTAATTCTTCTTAGGACAACTAATACCGAAGAGTCGATTACGAGTAATTCACGATATGAAGGTAAGACATTTTCATTATTCgtctttaaatttcatttggttttttgtttgaagtcACATCACCTCAGAAATGATAATTTGGGTTCATTTATGAGGAGAATTCACTTTTCTCGTAAATATCACATTTATTTTGTCCAACTGAAAACTAAGTTAtgcaatttgaatatttgatgcGTAAGTTATTTGATGAGATTTCGCAAGCtctatttaaaagaataaattcgTACAGTATCAAACAATTTCAGGGTCGACTTAAATACAAGGACAagttaaagtttaaaaatttgttgagcTGCTAATAATCACAACACTCGGCTGGGGATCTGTTCAAATTTGTGTGACAATTTTTGCAATCATTAGGAAAAATGGCTGAATAATGCGAGCACTTGGAGGGGCTCAATGCGTTTCGAAGAAATCTTGTGATAATGTTATGCTGATGAAAAACGAGACGAAAAAGCCAAGAAGGCAACTACTAGGCATCGTcagcttttcttttccttctagAGTCCTgtacaaaaataatattttttaaaattttatttcagacaTTTGTTCAACAAATCGTACTCACCTTGCTGACGTGGAAGAAATTGCGATTGAACCAAAATTGTGATAATAGGGACGATGCCGAGCCAGGAGAGCTGATTGTTGTTGACGAGGCGATATCTGACAAACTGGAATCTGATGAGGCATTTCCTGAGGAACTAGAAGCTGAGGAAGCAGATCTGGGTACGTCACACCTACAATCAATAAGTAAAACATTTGATAAAACTaaatataatttaagaaaGCTATAATTCAAAACATACCATTGTGGATGGTGCACTAAATACGTAGCAATcatactggaaaaaaaaggaactcaTATCATCTGATGTAATTgataaatcaagaaattttGCGATACCTTTGAATTGAAGCTTCCATCGGTTTGTCAGGAATGGGATAATTAAGAATAACAGAAGCTATACGTGCCCTGAGTTCTCTCATATCATCTCCGATTTTGTATACAAAGGGACATTGACCAAAGTTGGCTTCAACAACTTCACCATGAGAATTTAAACCAACTGTTGGGTACAAATTTAAAGGTAAATCGACAAAAGCTGTTCCAAGGTTGAGTccattttttgtgtaaaagCAAGTGTTGTCGATGAAGTTTATCCCGCATCCGATAACGTCGTTTGTGGTGAAAGTAGGTCCATATGTTTGGCCAGTACCAGATGAGCAAAATGACTTTCCATCATCACCGTGATACCCAAATGAGTTTTCTCTCCAACCGGGAAGTGCATTCATGTCAACCTCCTCAGCTGAGAGACCAATCCCAATGTAACTATCAAAGAAGAACTAATTTAGCTGCTTGtagttgaaacaatttttaagatAAATGTATACCCATCACTTCCTCTGTTGATAATTTTCACTTCATAATAATACAGGCCACAAGCTGATGGAATAGGGTGGGTAGCCCTGACACTTACTGCGTCCAATTGTGTTTTGCCGTAACCTAGAATAGAATTGGGAAGTAGGAGAAATCAATGACAAGTTgcttaagaaagaaaacacacaccaTAAGAGTTGGTGCTGATcccaagaataaaaaaagaggtttaATTATTCTATACCTTGATAGCT
This region of Daphnia pulex isolate KAP4 chromosome 9, ASM2113471v1 genomic DNA includes:
- the LOC124202975 gene encoding uncharacterized protein LOC124202975 translates to MIPTNRIQSLIHPYYPYRDTFAVNVLENYKFTELVGNEIKILFLGCVDLRSILKTVSAGNVEHFQFHLNCSSPLVLARNMLILKIITSQDFDTKNDEDVAFLWDVWYNMDWPEQTQHRFKLVLRDLLDNDLPLNITITNNSQSLEDIRTVWLSWWLFVGLSTLESHSARKSLLEKINEERLNYIVEGWRQLHSKDINPQGIYSKSLIPEAVDNFAFHLDSKFKHLGDATRKKVHEEAMRFFSKGSCRLRNGNSNDAFVNPTMMLDPTTPHWNVAPKLSPFDSFLPLTEEELDMSEGEILIRSCQKILTTQIAGYRSRLETVKIVFHLEDPMKFFYSDTTNLTFDVIDCSSLSDTVGLLNLIVGSSKKLADTPEAIFLTESTNWQNSAISAVEYVEEALCSPLSMIPTLYGLKLANHIELGSSLPTFECFLLYSIKLCWKRASPFRNVVPSPSPEMSRWFQELAKKCFLVGEGWTDKYRNENPKKSCGMLCYTPLSFSYAVNSMIQRVGGDFLKDIEKLELPSIFRLTWRTFESWKNNEIVMKFSAVLKGSPFQNFLLKALIELRKTPVLRLMLIPKNEVHCFDQCVSEIRSQQRPWLKIPNAHVIENFEMDVQKTSDGSVSKTVVSFLMVSNHGIENTHCAVLFELMTGVPIVNSGLVSAMRVTKYDHSFPWNSRVPTVLPHLSAVRMGVISCNEDPYQYAVEIMIECVGNISGLKVSTNQCLPCESIHDVTLSLSQPKNMEPLVLSFPHPILVDGINATLHRTTRSIKLVLKKALSEPWPCEFEVDHCKLNADCLKPWVKDKCLLLTHLLGSVARVYENSNPQILALKKVREIVAKLFVESTINGHEYVRIQKEGSTGSPDWYIRIHSPHRVTPLSAPLLIISAVDKRLTEKLVQQGKLDKSRADKDLLRIWESPRCKKSAKGKDNPLTILIGNAEEAQLLRFVLRLNSTKITPSAWQRKNLPLGENSPWLATFITPLYQDSPLDTEYVESKISPAVLRYYEGKQVNDRYRCAACDAISPHLKQCGRCRNIFYCDVQCQRGDWVNHKSTCSKQ
- the LOC124202977 gene encoding ran-binding protein 9-like translates to MENNSPGLNRLRTLYPFVCEEDGFPLPLCWSSEDKFYFVGLSENNLRVSYQGYGKTQLDAVSVRATHPIPSACGLYYYEVKIINRGSDGYIGIGLSAEEVDMNALPGWRENSFGYHGDDGKSFCSSGTGQTYGPTFTTNDVIGCGINFIDNTCFYTKNGLNLGTAFVDLPLNLYPTVGLNSHGEVVEANFGQCPFVYKIGDDMRELRARIASVILNYPIPDKPMEASIQSMIATYLVHHPQWCDVPRSASSASSSSGNASSDSSLSDIASSTTISSPGSASSLLSQFWFNRNFFHVSKDSRRKRKADDA